A region of the Agrobacterium sp. RAC06 genome:
ACCCTCTCCTTCTCGGCGCTTCACGATGCCGGCCTTCTCGTGGTTCACATCGAGGGCGCCGAAAAGAAGGCCTTGCTGGAGAAGGCGCTTGCCGGCACGGACGAGGCAGAGATGCCGATCCGGGCCGTTCTTGAACGGGCCCACACCGCAACCGACATCTACTGGGCGCCCTGAGGGAGAGCCCTCGCCTGTCGGAGCGTTCCGGCAGGTGATGCGCATAAGACGAGTTTCACGGCCGAGGAGGCCTTTGCGCGATGTGCGCCTTGAGCGCCCGCGCCAGATGAGGAGCAATATCTCATGAGTGCAGACAGCCGCATCGAAGCCATCACCAAGCGGATCGTCGAGCGTTCCAAACCGACCCGCGAAGCCTATCTCGACCGCACACGTCGGGCAATCTCCAAGGGCGTGCATCGTTCGACGCTGTCATGCGGCAACCTCGCCCATGGCTTCGCCGTCTGTTCCCCCAAGGACAAGGAAGCCCTGGCCGGCGACGTGGTGCCGAACCTCGGCATCATCACGGCCTATAACGACATGCTCTCGGCCCACCAGCCCTTTGAGACCTATCCGGCGCTGATCCGCCAGGCAGCATCCGAAGCCGGCGGCGTGGCACAGGTCGCGGGTGGTGTTCCCGCAATGTGCGACGGCGTAACCCAGGGCCAGCCGGGCATGGAGCTCTCGCTCTTCTCGCGCGATGCGATCGCGATGTCGGCGGCCATCGGCCTGTCGCACAACATGTTCGACAGCTCCGTTTATCTCGGCGTCTGCGACAAGATCGTGCCCGGTCTGATGATCGCTGCCCTCACCTTCGGCCACCTGCCCGCCGTATTCGTTCCTGCCGGACCGATGACGACCGGTCTCCCGAACGACGAGAAGTCGCGCATTCGCCAGCTCTATGCCGAGGGCAAGGTCGGGCGTGCGGAACTGCTCGAAGCGGAATCCAAGTCCTATCATGGGCCGGGCACCTGTACCTTCTACGGTACGGCCAACTCCAACCAGATGCTGATGGAGATCATGGGCTTCCACCTGCCCGGCGCCTCCTTCATCAATCCGGGCACGCCGCTGCGCGACGCTCTCACCAAGGAAGCAACCAAGCGCGCGCTCGCCATTACCGCGCTCGGCAACGAGTTCACGCCAGCGGGCGAGATGATCGACGAACGCTCGATCGTCAACGGTGTCGTCGGTCTGCACGCAACCGGCGGCTCCACCAACCATACGATCCACCTGATCGCCATGGCGCGAGCCGGCGGCATCCAGCTCACCTGGCAGGACATTTCGGAGCTTTCCGACATCGTGCCGCTGCTCGCCCGCGTCTATCCGAACGGGCTTGCCGATGTGAACCATTTCCACGCTGCCGGTGGCATGGGCTTCCTGATCAAGCAGTTGCTCAAGGCTGGTTACGTGCATGACGACGTACGCACCGTCTACGGCCAGGGTCTGGCTGCCTATACGATCGATCCGAAGCTCGGCGATGACGGTAACGTCCACCGAGAGCCGGCAGCGGAGGTGAGCGCCGATCCGAAGGTGCTGACAACGATCGACAAGCCTTTCCAGGCCAATGGCGGATTGAAGATGCTGACGGGAAATCTCGGCAAGGCGGTCATCAAGATTTCGGCCGTCAAGCCGGAGCGCCATGTCGTCGAAGCCCCCGCGATCGTCTTCAACGATCAGCAGGAACTGCAGGATGCTTTCAAGGCCGGCAAGCTGGAAAAGGACTTCATCGCCGTCGTTCGCTTCCAGGGTCCCAAGGCCAACGGCATGCCGGAACTGCACCGTCTGACACCACCGCTCGGCGTTCTTCAGGATCGCGGCTTCAAGGTGGCGCTCGTCACCGACGGGCGCATGTCCGGCGCCTCGGGCAAGATCCCGGCAGCGATCCACCTGACGCCGGAAGCCGTCGATGGCGGCGCAATTGCCAAGATCAAGGACGGAGACATTGTCCGGCTGGACGCTATCGCCGGCACGCTCGAAGTTATGGTCGATGCCGCAGAATTCGATGCCCGGCCGCTGGCGACGACCAATCTGGATGACAATGAATTCGGTATGGGACGCGAGTTGTTTGCGAGCTTCCGCAGGATCGCCGGGCCTGCCGACCAAGGCGCAAGCGTCTTGTTCTGAATCCGTCTTTTGCGCACATGTTTGACTAGAGGCCGCGAGCGATCGCGGCCTTTTTTGTCTGTTCCGACTGACAGTGTTCGTCCGGCAGTGTGTTCGCAAACGCGTCCTTTAATAAATTCGACACTTCTAATTTTATATAATTTGATACAGAAACAAACGCGATATCAATAGGTTATACAAAACGACGATTCTGCTGCTGCACCTTCGCCCTTTGTCTACCTTTTGAATGTGCGGTCCGGTTTCTGAAGCAGGAAGTTGGCCAAAGGACCAAGGCAACATGTTTGGAATGTCCAGCAACACCCACTCGCAGCTTGAATCGCTTGAGGTCATTACCGCGAACATCATGATCGCCGACGACAAACTCAACATCCGCTACATGAACACCGCTACGAAGGCGATGTTGAAGGAAGCGGAGAGTGACCTGAAGAAGGAATTGCCGCGCTTCGACTTCGACAGGCTGATCGGCAGCAATATCGACATCTTCCACAAAGATCCCGGGCATCAGCGTAACATGCTGTCGAGCCTGAAGAATCAGCACAAGGCAACCATCTGGGTCGGCCACCGGGCTTTTGACCTGATCGTCACGCCGTTGAAGAATGGCGCCAAAACCACCGGCTTCGTCGTCGAATGGGCCAACGCCAAGGAACGGTTGCAGAACCTCGATTTCCAGAACCAGATGGAGGCCATCAGCCGCGTCCAGGCCATCATCGAATTCACGCCGCAAGGGGAAGTGGTCTCGGCCAATCAGAACTTTCTTGATGCCCTCGGCTACCGAATGGACGAGATCAAGGGCAAGCAGCACAGTCTGTTTGTCGACCCCGAATATGCGCGCACGCCTGACTATCAGGATTTCTGGACGCAGTTGCGAGCCGGCAAGTTCCAGGCCGCCGAGTTCACCCGCTACGGCAAGGGCGGCAAGAAGGTCGTGATAAACGCCTCCTACAATCCGATCATGGACGATCGCGGCCGTGTGACCAAGGTGGTGAAATTTGCCACCGATGTGACCGAGCGCGTGCATGCCGTGGACACGATCGGCGATGCGCTTGGACGCATGGCCAAGGGCGATGTCAGCTTCACGATCGACAGACCCTTCGCTCCTGATTTCGAAGCTCTCAGAACCAACCTCAACGACGCCATGATACAGCTCGCGACCACACTCGGTGCCGTGGCGCAATCGACCGACCAGATCGACAGCGGCAGCCGCGAGATCAGCTCGAGCGCCGAAGACCTGTCGAAACGCACGGAACAGCAGGCGGCTTCGCTCGAGGAGACGGCAGCGGCCCTCGACCAGATCACCGTCAACGTCAACAACGCCTCGAAGCGTGCCGAAGAGGCCCGTCACGCCACCCAGGCGGCCGACACAAGCGCTACCCGCTCTGGCCAGATCGTCGCAGAAGCCGTGGGGGCCATGGCACGCATCGAGCAGTCCTCGAACCAGATCTCCAACATCATCGGGGTGATCGACGAAATCGCCTTCCAGACGAACCTGCTGGCGCTGAATGCCGGTGTCGAGGCGGCTCGCGCGGGTGAAGCGGGCAAGGGTTTTGCCGTCGTTGCGCAGGAAGTCCGCGAGCTCGCCCAACGGTCGGCGCAGGCGGCGAAGGAGATCAAGGAGCTGATCCGCAACTCGTCCGAAGAGGTGAAGAACGGCGTCAAGCTCGTCAGCGAGACCGGTGAGGCCTTGAAGACGATCCAGGACAACATTGTTGCGGTTAACGACCACATGCAGGCCATAGCCAGTTCGGCACGCGAACAGGCAACCGGCCTCTCCGAGGTCAACTCGGCGGTCAATCAGATGGACCAGGTCACCCAGCAGAACGCGGCCATGGTGGAAGAGTCCAACGCTGCGAGCGCCACGCTGGCAACGGAGACACAGCGGCTTCGCCAGTTCATCTCCCGCTTTACCCTCGGCAGGCACTATACCGGCCAGCAGGGTGCGACGTCAGCATCCCATGGTGCGGCACGCGCTCACACGCCATCCAGCCCGGCAGCAGCACCCCGGCGCGCACCGGGACGCCCGGCGCAGACGCATGGAAATGCCGCTCTCAAGCAGGACGAGTGGCAGGAGTTCTGAGCCTGACAAGGGTCGCGCCCGCACGCCGGGCGCGACGCCACACTTATGGGCGCGGCATCTTTGCAAAGCCCTTGCCCAGGATCGGGCCTGTCGGCTTGCCCGTCGGTGATCCACCCAAAGGCTCCACCGTGATCTCGTAGAGCTGCTCCTCCATCGGGCCGGGAAGATCAGGCCCTTCGACTGTTGCCGTCCGCCAGCCGTCGAGAACGCCGAGCGATACCGGTCCGGTATCGCTTGACGGCAGCGTCCAGAGCTGCAGCGACCGGTCTGCTGCCACGGACACGTCGGAGAGCGGGATCACCTTGGCCGTGTCATTGCCGAAATCCTCGATCATGACGACCGGCTCGCCCTGTTCATTCATCAGGACGGCGATGACCTGTGGCTCCGCGCTGCGGAGAAGGGTAAAGGACAAGGCACCGACGAGCAGGAGCGAGGCGGCCGCAGCCGACAGACCGAAACCTCGCCACCAGGAGAGGCCGTTGTCGTTGACAGCCGCTGGCGGAGCGGCGGCGCTCTTCGTTCGCTCCTGCGGACCAAGCTGTCGTTCAATCCTTGCCCAGAGATCGGGAGAGACACTCGTGGTCGGACCGACGAGGTCGAGCTCCAGGAACTTATCACGCGACACGGCAACGGCACGGGCGAGGCTCTCGTCGCGTTCCATCTCGGTTTCGGTTGAACGATGCTCGTCCTCGTCCATCAGTCCGAGAACATAGGCATCGGCGCGTTCGGCTAAAGTGTGCCATGTGCTCATGCCATGCACTCCCTCAGCGCTACCAGCGAGCGGCGGATCCAGGCCTTGGCGGTCCCAAGCGGCAATTTCAAACGACCGGCGATCTCGCCATGGCTGTAGCCGGAGACATAAGCCATCATGACCGTCTTGCGACGCAGCCCGTCGAGCCGTCCAAGACAGGCGCGCAGGCGGCTTGTTGTATCGAGCTGATCGAACAGATCGTGATAGAGGGCATCCGCGCCCTCATCCTGCAGTCGCTCGAGGCTGTCCGTTTCAGTCAGATCTTCCCGCCCACCATCCCGGAGTGCA
Encoded here:
- the edd gene encoding phosphogluconate dehydratase — protein: MSADSRIEAITKRIVERSKPTREAYLDRTRRAISKGVHRSTLSCGNLAHGFAVCSPKDKEALAGDVVPNLGIITAYNDMLSAHQPFETYPALIRQAASEAGGVAQVAGGVPAMCDGVTQGQPGMELSLFSRDAIAMSAAIGLSHNMFDSSVYLGVCDKIVPGLMIAALTFGHLPAVFVPAGPMTTGLPNDEKSRIRQLYAEGKVGRAELLEAESKSYHGPGTCTFYGTANSNQMLMEIMGFHLPGASFINPGTPLRDALTKEATKRALAITALGNEFTPAGEMIDERSIVNGVVGLHATGGSTNHTIHLIAMARAGGIQLTWQDISELSDIVPLLARVYPNGLADVNHFHAAGGMGFLIKQLLKAGYVHDDVRTVYGQGLAAYTIDPKLGDDGNVHREPAAEVSADPKVLTTIDKPFQANGGLKMLTGNLGKAVIKISAVKPERHVVEAPAIVFNDQQELQDAFKAGKLEKDFIAVVRFQGPKANGMPELHRLTPPLGVLQDRGFKVALVTDGRMSGASGKIPAAIHLTPEAVDGGAIAKIKDGDIVRLDAIAGTLEVMVDAAEFDARPLATTNLDDNEFGMGRELFASFRRIAGPADQGASVLF
- a CDS encoding methyl-accepting chemotaxis protein, which gives rise to MFGMSSNTHSQLESLEVITANIMIADDKLNIRYMNTATKAMLKEAESDLKKELPRFDFDRLIGSNIDIFHKDPGHQRNMLSSLKNQHKATIWVGHRAFDLIVTPLKNGAKTTGFVVEWANAKERLQNLDFQNQMEAISRVQAIIEFTPQGEVVSANQNFLDALGYRMDEIKGKQHSLFVDPEYARTPDYQDFWTQLRAGKFQAAEFTRYGKGGKKVVINASYNPIMDDRGRVTKVVKFATDVTERVHAVDTIGDALGRMAKGDVSFTIDRPFAPDFEALRTNLNDAMIQLATTLGAVAQSTDQIDSGSREISSSAEDLSKRTEQQAASLEETAAALDQITVNVNNASKRAEEARHATQAADTSATRSGQIVAEAVGAMARIEQSSNQISNIIGVIDEIAFQTNLLALNAGVEAARAGEAGKGFAVVAQEVRELAQRSAQAAKEIKELIRNSSEEVKNGVKLVSETGEALKTIQDNIVAVNDHMQAIASSAREQATGLSEVNSAVNQMDQVTQQNAAMVEESNAASATLATETQRLRQFISRFTLGRHYTGQQGATSASHGAARAHTPSSPAAAPRRAPGRPAQTHGNAALKQDEWQEF
- a CDS encoding anti-sigma factor — its product is MSTWHTLAERADAYVLGLMDEDEHRSTETEMERDESLARAVAVSRDKFLELDLVGPTTSVSPDLWARIERQLGPQERTKSAAAPPAAVNDNGLSWWRGFGLSAAAASLLLVGALSFTLLRSAEPQVIAVLMNEQGEPVVMIEDFGNDTAKVIPLSDVSVAADRSLQLWTLPSSDTGPVSLGVLDGWRTATVEGPDLPGPMEEQLYEITVEPLGGSPTGKPTGPILGKGFAKMPRP